The following are from one region of the Pseudazoarcus pumilus genome:
- a CDS encoding nucleoside deaminase — protein sequence MRFALTLPEWLDALDAPPQGFASDEDAMRFAIDAAARNIDDGGGPFGALVLDARNRLVAIGVNRVIAAHASCLHAEMVALLRAQQRLGTHDLATCGPHTLVSTCAPCAMCLGAIPFSGVRTLVCGADGADAEAIGFDEGAKPPDWVASLVERGIEVRRDCLADEARALLLRYRDTGGRIY from the coding sequence ATGCGGTTCGCGCTGACCCTCCCCGAGTGGCTCGATGCGCTCGATGCGCCGCCGCAAGGCTTCGCCAGCGACGAGGACGCGATGCGATTCGCCATCGACGCGGCCGCGCGCAACATCGACGACGGCGGCGGACCGTTCGGCGCGTTGGTGCTCGACGCCCGCAACCGGCTGGTCGCCATCGGGGTCAACCGCGTAATCGCCGCGCACGCCTCCTGCCTGCACGCCGAAATGGTGGCGCTGCTGCGTGCGCAGCAGCGTTTGGGAACACACGACCTGGCCACCTGCGGGCCGCACACGCTGGTGTCCACATGTGCCCCGTGCGCCATGTGCCTGGGCGCGATTCCGTTCTCCGGCGTGCGTACCCTGGTGTGTGGCGCCGACGGTGCGGACGCCGAGGCGATCGGCTTCGACGAAGGCGCCAAGCCTCCCGATTGGGTCGCGTCTCTCGTCGAGCGCGGCATCGAAGTGCGCCGCGACTGCCTCGCCGACGAGGCGCGCGCGCTGCTGCTGCGTTACCGCGACACGGGCGGGCGCATCTACTGA
- a CDS encoding outer membrane protein yields the protein MALAPIIGEAPHHGETDMIRIRACLLALAATFPLAGQALADGFYWGLEGAHERITFEPHYFTLEGPPDNSYTDRARGQAGSLVLGHRWQAADRLSIAVEGRAGASNTEFALSIPEEPARFRYDIPYAFAISVQPTLHVNDAFSLYVEGGWSYGRLRERKSSPSSSTYDEAGWRGGALLGLGVNLRLGEAWSARLGLREIRYGALRYTSRLADGSPVERVRDRPEVRSWHLGLMRRF from the coding sequence GTGGCGCTCGCCCCTATCATCGGCGAGGCACCGCATCACGGGGAAACCGACATGATCCGCATCCGCGCATGCCTCCTGGCGCTGGCCGCGACGTTCCCGCTCGCCGGCCAGGCCTTGGCAGACGGCTTCTACTGGGGTCTCGAGGGGGCGCACGAGCGTATCACATTCGAACCCCATTACTTCACGCTCGAAGGCCCGCCCGACAACAGCTACACCGATCGCGCGCGCGGCCAGGCCGGCAGCCTCGTACTCGGTCATCGCTGGCAGGCCGCGGATCGCCTCTCGATCGCCGTCGAAGGGCGCGCGGGCGCGAGCAACACCGAATTCGCGCTGTCCATCCCCGAGGAGCCCGCCCGCTTCCGCTACGACATTCCCTATGCCTTCGCGATCAGCGTCCAGCCGACGCTGCACGTAAACGACGCCTTCTCGCTCTACGTCGAGGGCGGCTGGTCCTACGGTCGTCTGCGCGAGAGAAAGTCCTCGCCCTCGAGCAGCACCTACGACGAGGCCGGCTGGCGCGGCGGCGCGCTGCTCGGCCTCGGCGTGAACCTGCGCCTGGGCGAGGCGTGGTCGGCGCGCCTGGGCCTGCGCGAGATCCGCTACGGCGCGCTGCGCTATACCTCGCGGCTGGCCGACGGCAGCCCGGTCGAGCGGGTGCGCGACCGCCCGGAGGTGCGCAGCTGGCACCTCGGCCTGATGCGTCGTTTCTGA
- the glxR gene encoding 2-hydroxy-3-oxopropionate reductase gives MEIDMAKIGFIGLGIMGAPMAGHLQAGGHELFVHDVKEPPADLVSGGAKACASGAEVAKNADVIITMVPDTPHVEAVLFGENGVAAGLSKGKIVVDMSSISPIATKQFAKRINELGCEYVDAPVSGGEVGAKAASLTIMVGGSEATFEKVKPLFDLMGKNITLVGGNGDGQTTKVANQIIVALNIQAVSEALLFASKAGADPAKVRQALMGGFASSKILEVHGERMVKRTFNPGFRIELHQKDLNLALQGAKSLGVSLPNTAMAQELMNACAANGMSGLDHSALCRAVEMMANHQIAEG, from the coding sequence ATGGAGATAGACATGGCGAAAATTGGATTCATTGGTCTGGGCATCATGGGCGCGCCGATGGCGGGTCACCTGCAGGCGGGCGGTCACGAGCTGTTCGTGCACGACGTCAAGGAGCCGCCCGCAGACCTCGTCAGCGGCGGTGCCAAGGCCTGCGCCAGCGGCGCGGAAGTGGCCAAGAACGCCGACGTCATCATCACGATGGTGCCGGACACCCCGCACGTCGAGGCCGTGCTGTTCGGCGAAAATGGCGTCGCGGCCGGCCTGTCCAAGGGCAAGATCGTGGTCGACATGAGCTCGATCTCGCCGATCGCGACCAAGCAGTTCGCCAAGCGCATCAACGAGCTGGGCTGCGAATACGTCGATGCGCCGGTCTCCGGCGGTGAGGTGGGTGCCAAGGCCGCCTCGCTGACGATCATGGTCGGCGGTTCCGAGGCGACCTTCGAGAAGGTCAAGCCGCTGTTCGACCTGATGGGCAAGAACATCACCCTGGTCGGCGGCAACGGCGACGGTCAGACCACCAAGGTGGCCAACCAGATCATCGTCGCGCTCAACATCCAGGCGGTGTCCGAGGCGCTGCTGTTCGCCTCCAAGGCCGGTGCCGACCCCGCGAAGGTGCGTCAGGCGCTGATGGGTGGCTTCGCTTCGTCGAAGATCCTCGAAGTGCATGGCGAGCGCATGGTCAAGCGCACCTTCAACCCGGGTTTCCGCATCGAGCTGCACCAGAAGGACCTGAACCTTGCCCTGCAGGGTGCCAAGTCGCTGGGCGTGTCGCTGCCGAATACCGCGATGGCCCAGGAGCTGATGAACGCCTGCGCCGCCAACGGCATGTCGGGCCTGGATCACTCGGCGCTGTGCCGTGCGGTCGAGATGATGGCCAACCATCAGATCGCCGAAGGCTGA
- the pyk gene encoding pyruvate kinase has protein sequence MRRERNARIIATLGPASSSPETILALFEAGADVFRFNFSHGTHEDHKARYDIVREIERKVGRPIGILADLQGPKLRIGTFAAGRIVLQAGAEFTLERDTAPGDETRVCLPHPELFEVVEAGQSLLLDDGKLRLQVLDSNGTQIRTRVVTGGPLSDRKGVNVPDAVLPIPVLTEKDRRDLDFALSLGVEFVALSFVQRPEDLHEARDIIGDRALLMTKLEKPQALDHLDEIVRLSDSVMVARGDLGVELPPERVPSASKRILRACREHGKPSIVATQMLESMISAPTPTRAEASDVAGAVYDGSDAVMLSAESASGAFPVQAVAMMDRIIREVEGDPAYRTLIDAQHPEPLASPADAICAALRGVTKIVGATATVTYTSSGTTSMRAARERPTAPIVSITPRIDTARRMAFVWGVHAKVVEDVHSVTDMVTVACKVAHEEGFAQPGDMIAITAGMPFGMPGSTNLLRIATVEG, from the coding sequence ATGCGACGCGAACGTAATGCCCGCATCATCGCCACGCTCGGCCCCGCAAGCTCGAGCCCCGAAACCATTCTCGCGCTGTTCGAAGCCGGGGCGGACGTGTTCCGCTTCAACTTCAGCCACGGCACGCACGAGGACCACAAGGCGCGCTACGACATCGTGCGCGAGATCGAGCGCAAGGTCGGTCGTCCGATCGGCATCCTCGCCGACCTGCAGGGGCCGAAGCTGCGTATCGGTACCTTCGCTGCGGGGCGCATCGTGTTGCAGGCCGGCGCCGAGTTCACGCTCGAGCGCGACACCGCGCCGGGCGACGAGACCCGCGTGTGCCTGCCGCACCCGGAACTGTTCGAAGTGGTCGAGGCCGGCCAGTCGCTGCTGCTCGACGACGGCAAGCTGCGCCTGCAGGTGCTCGACAGCAATGGCACGCAGATCCGCACGCGCGTGGTCACCGGCGGTCCGCTGTCCGACCGCAAGGGCGTCAACGTGCCGGACGCGGTGCTGCCCATCCCGGTACTCACCGAGAAGGACCGCCGTGACCTGGACTTCGCGCTGTCGCTGGGCGTGGAATTCGTCGCGCTGTCCTTCGTGCAGCGCCCCGAGGATCTGCACGAGGCGCGCGACATCATCGGCGATCGTGCCTTGCTGATGACCAAGCTCGAGAAGCCGCAGGCGCTCGACCATCTGGACGAGATCGTGCGTCTGTCCGACTCGGTGATGGTCGCGCGTGGCGACCTCGGCGTGGAACTGCCGCCCGAGCGCGTGCCAAGCGCATCCAAGCGCATCCTGCGTGCCTGCCGCGAGCACGGCAAGCCGAGCATCGTTGCCACGCAGATGCTCGAGTCGATGATTTCGGCGCCGACGCCGACCCGCGCCGAGGCTTCGGACGTGGCCGGTGCGGTGTACGACGGCTCCGACGCGGTGATGCTGTCAGCCGAATCGGCCAGCGGCGCATTCCCGGTGCAGGCGGTGGCGATGATGGACCGCATCATCCGTGAGGTCGAAGGCGACCCGGCCTATCGCACGCTCATCGACGCGCAGCATCCGGAACCGCTGGCCTCGCCGGCCGACGCGATCTGCGCCGCGCTGCGCGGCGTGACCAAGATCGTCGGGGCGACCGCCACCGTGACCTACACCTCCTCGGGTACGACCTCGATGCGTGCCGCACGAGAGCGTCCGACCGCTCCCATCGTGAGCATTACGCCGCGGATCGACACGGCGCGTCGCATGGCCTTCGTGTGGGGCGTGCATGCCAAGGTGGTCGAGGACGTGCATTCGGTCACCGACATGGTCACCGTCGCGTGCAAGGTCGCCCACGAAGAGGGCTTCGCCCAGCCGGGTGACATGATCGCGATCACCGCGGGCATGCCCTTCGGCATGCCGGGCAGCACCAATTTGCTGCGCATCGCCACCGTCGAGGGCTGA
- a CDS encoding Crp/Fnr family transcriptional regulator — MSPVEKHPDKNIIRVQLRQNQILKELGEAEMAALEPHLAVMDCQKGDFLLHQGVHEMEQYFVLDGVLKRVVTNQQGKRMILRFTEERNMETSYAAWQLGTPTPYSIVCVTKARVAKLPMQQWAAFIDEMPALKQNFEHEVMRLMSEIMAHTITLHLLDAPGRVHRFLRKQPDLFDRIPKKELASYLNISSETLSRLKHQGKI, encoded by the coding sequence ATGTCTCCAGTCGAGAAGCATCCGGATAAGAACATCATCCGCGTCCAGCTCAGGCAGAACCAGATCCTGAAGGAACTCGGCGAGGCCGAGATGGCCGCGCTGGAACCACATCTGGCCGTGATGGATTGCCAGAAGGGCGACTTCCTGCTGCACCAGGGCGTGCACGAGATGGAACAGTATTTCGTGCTTGACGGCGTGCTCAAGCGCGTCGTCACGAACCAGCAGGGAAAGCGAATGATCCTCCGCTTCACGGAGGAGCGCAACATGGAGACCAGCTACGCCGCCTGGCAGCTGGGCACACCCACCCCGTACAGCATCGTATGCGTCACCAAGGCGCGCGTTGCCAAACTGCCGATGCAGCAGTGGGCCGCCTTCATCGACGAGATGCCTGCACTCAAGCAGAACTTCGAGCATGAAGTAATGCGCCTGATGAGCGAGATCATGGCCCACACCATCACGCTGCACCTGCTCGACGCACCGGGACGCGTGCACCGCTTCCTGCGCAAGCAGCCCGACCTGTTCGACCGCATCCCGAAGAAGGAACTGGCCTCCTACCTGAACATTTCGTCCGAGACGCTCAGCCGCCTCAAGCATCAGGGAAAGATCTGA